A single genomic interval of Candidatus Eisenbacteria bacterium harbors:
- a CDS encoding purine-nucleoside phosphorylase — protein MTKNARAAGARAADPLASNLPGAIEDARAYVAERIRVKPEVGVILGTGLGRLSDAMPDAVVVPYHEIPHFPTAGVESHAGELYAGTLGGRPAIVLSGRAHYYEGYTMRQVTFPTRVLRALGVHTLVVTNAAGGMNPGYEAADIALVTDHLNLMGDNPLLGPNEDSLGPRFPDMSEPYDKSLQALAREVALDERIRLREGVLAAVAGPNLETRAEYRFLTWAGADLVSMSLVPEAIVAAHAGMRLLAFAVVTDLCLPDALEPADITKILANAAQAEPFLTRLVTQVLTRLPARGERA, from the coding sequence ATGACGAAGAACGCACGCGCCGCCGGCGCGCGGGCCGCGGATCCGCTCGCCTCGAACCTCCCGGGCGCGATCGAAGACGCCCGCGCGTACGTCGCGGAGCGCATTCGCGTGAAGCCGGAGGTAGGGGTCATCCTCGGCACCGGGCTCGGACGCCTCTCCGACGCGATGCCGGACGCGGTGGTGGTCCCGTACCACGAGATCCCTCATTTCCCGACCGCGGGCGTGGAAAGCCACGCGGGGGAGCTCTACGCGGGAACCCTCGGAGGCCGCCCCGCGATCGTGCTGAGCGGACGCGCCCACTACTACGAAGGCTACACGATGCGCCAGGTGACCTTCCCGACGCGCGTGCTGCGTGCCCTGGGGGTCCACACGCTCGTCGTGACCAACGCGGCAGGCGGCATGAACCCCGGGTATGAAGCCGCCGACATCGCGCTCGTGACGGACCACCTCAATCTCATGGGAGACAACCCGCTCCTCGGACCCAACGAGGACTCGCTCGGGCCGCGGTTCCCGGACATGTCCGAGCCCTACGACAAGTCGCTCCAGGCGCTCGCGCGCGAGGTCGCCCTCGACGAGCGGATCCGCCTACGCGAGGGAGTCCTCGCCGCGGTGGCCGGTCCCAATCTCGAGACCCGCGCCGAGTATCGATTCTTGACGTGGGCCGGCGCCGATCTCGTGAGCATGTCCCTCGTCCCCGAAGCGATCGTCGCGGCCCACGCCGGGATGCGGCTCCTCGCGTTCGCGGTCGTCACGGACCTCTGCCTTCCCGACGCGCTCGAGCCCGCCGACATCACGAAGATCCTCGCGAACGCCGCGCAGGCGGAGCCCTTCCTCACGCGCCTCGTCACCCAGGTGCTCACGCGGCTTCCCGCGCGCGGGGAGCGCGCATGA
- a CDS encoding YggS family pyridoxal phosphate-dependent enzyme, with protein MEPLAERLAGIRVRMDSATERSGRAPGSVRLLAITKGFPASVVRQALEAGLTELGENRVQEAEGKIREVGPGPRWHLVGHLQTNKARKAVDLFEEVHSVDSAALAEELARRAEAAGRSPLCYVEVNTSGESSKHGVPSGEAMALLGRVRALDPLRLEGLMTIGPRHGGLDGARASFRALARLREEARDAGLLGGDAGLSIGMSDDFEIAIEEGATIVRIGSALFGPRGT; from the coding sequence GTGGAGCCACTTGCAGAGCGGCTGGCGGGGATCCGCGTCCGGATGGACAGCGCAACCGAGCGATCGGGCCGCGCGCCGGGATCGGTGCGGCTCCTGGCCATCACGAAGGGCTTCCCCGCTTCGGTCGTGCGGCAGGCGCTCGAAGCCGGCCTGACCGAGCTCGGAGAGAACCGAGTCCAGGAAGCCGAGGGGAAGATCCGCGAGGTGGGGCCGGGTCCGCGGTGGCATCTCGTGGGACACCTCCAGACCAACAAGGCGCGGAAGGCCGTCGATCTCTTCGAGGAGGTCCACTCCGTGGACTCCGCGGCCCTGGCCGAGGAGCTGGCCCGCAGGGCCGAGGCGGCGGGGCGTTCGCCTCTCTGCTACGTGGAAGTGAACACTTCGGGCGAGTCCTCGAAGCACGGAGTCCCGTCCGGGGAGGCGATGGCGCTGCTCGGGCGGGTTCGCGCGCTCGATCCGCTCCGTCTCGAAGGGCTCATGACCATCGGCCCGCGGCACGGCGGCCTGGACGGCGCCCGGGCGTCGTTCCGGGCGCTCGCGAGGCTCCGCGAGGAGGCACGGGACGCCGGGCTCCTGGGCGGGGACGCCGGGCTCTCGATCGGGATGTCGGACGACTTCGAGATCGCGATCGAGGAAGGCGCCACGATCGTGCGGATCGGGAGCGCGCTCTTCGGCCCGCGCGGGACGTGA
- a CDS encoding DUF167 domain-containing protein: MRFAVHVTPKSRADEIRVDPSSRTIRVRVTAAAESGKANDAVLALLREKLGLRAGALRIKAGATSRTKWIEADGLEENDLWHRLEAE; this comes from the coding sequence GTGAGGTTCGCGGTGCACGTGACGCCGAAGAGCCGCGCGGACGAGATCCGGGTGGACCCGTCTTCCCGGACGATCCGGGTGCGCGTGACCGCGGCCGCGGAGTCGGGGAAGGCGAACGACGCGGTGCTCGCGCTCCTTCGCGAGAAGCTGGGGCTCCGGGCGGGGGCGCTTCGCATCAAGGCCGGCGCGACCTCGCGCACGAAGTGGATCGAGGCCGACGGACTCGAGGAGAACGACCTGTGGCACAGGCTGGAAGCGGAGTGA